TCCTTGGATCGTAATGATTTCATTCTGGCCCAAAAAGAGGATGAGGGGTTGGGGGAGCTAGTGGGAGGGGCGTTGTCCGGCGACGAGATGCCAAGTTCAGAGCGGGGGTATTTTATTCTAGAGGGGTTGCTGGTGCGTAAATTCGTATCTTACTGTGAGGGATTGACCGAGACGTTGCTACAAATTGTGGTGCCGAATAAATACAGAGATGTGGTGTTACAGACAGCACATGGGGAGGGGGCTGGGCATTTTGGAGTGCGTAAAACGTATGACAGGCTACTGCAGCATTTCTATTGGCCACGATTGAAGCGGGATGTGGCGGAGTTTGTTAGAACATGCCATACTTGTCAAGTAGCGGGTAAGCCAAATCAGTCCATTAAGCCCGCGCCTCTCTATCCCATTCCAGCCGTGGGCCAGCCGTTTGAGCATCTGTTGATTGACTGCGTTGGTCCACTGCCTAAATCGAAGTCTGGGTCTATCCAGTTGTTAACCATAATGTGCCAGGCAACGAGATATCCCGCAGCATATCCTTTGAGAAGCATAAATACGAGGTCAATCGTTAAGGCTCTCTCGCAGTTTATTTCCGTCTTTGGTATTCCCCGAGTAATACAGTCTGACCGGGGTAGCAATTTCACGTCGAAAATGTTTGGGGAGGTTCTGAAGCAACTTCGAGTAAAGCATAGTTTGAGTAGTGCTTACCATCCTCAGAGTCAAGGTGCTCTTGAGCGATTTCATCAGACGTTGAAGTCCTTGCTGCGCACTTACTGTCTGGAGTTACAGCGCGATTGGGAGGAGGGCCTCCCGTGGTTGCTGATGGCAGCGCGCGAAGTCTCGCAAGACAGTCTGGGTTTCAGCCCAAATGAGTTAGTGTTCGCACATAAAATTCGTGGTCCATTGTCCGTGTTAAAAGATGGCTTACAGGGCTCGGACCCTCCGGTTAATCTTATTGATTATATTAATGGTTTTCGCCGCCGGTTGTTTTTGGCCTGGCAGTGCGCGAAAAAGAACCTGGGGAGATCCCAGGCACGGATGAAGAAAGTGTTCGACAGACACGCAGAATCTCGACTATTTAGTCCGGGAGATCGGGTAGTGGCGTTGTTGCCAATACCTGGTTCACCGTTTCGTGCACGGTTTTCGGGCCCTTATACTGTGGTCCGTCAGGTGACAGAGCAGGATTATGTGATTGCTACACCAAATCGTAGAAAATCGTCGCAACTGTGTCATGTAAATTTACTAAAGGCCTATTATTCTCCCTCGTCCAGGACGAAGGAGAACGCAGGGGTGGTTGGCTCTGCGGCGATGGCAGTGGGAGGTGGGGACGCCTCTCCTCAGAGTGTGGGAGTTGAGGGGGAGGATGAAGCTGCTCCTGATGACTGCTTACTGTTACCACGTCTCAAAAATTCGGAGATGTTAAAGAATCTGGATGGCCTGTTGGGCCATATGCCTGTGGAACAGAGGGGTGATTTGGAATCACTGATTTCATCATTTGCATCTTTATTTTCTGATGTACCGACATGCACGAACGTGATGGCACATGACATTGACGTCGGGGAGGCTGCTCCCATTAGGCAGCGGTTCTACCGAGGACCACCGGTAAAACAAAAAATTCTAGAAGACGAGGTCCAGTATTTACTTGACAATGGCCTGGCTAAACCCTCATATTCTAGTTGGGCGTCGCCGTGTTTGCTGGTGGCAAAGCCAGATATGACATTTAGGTTCTGTACTGATTATCGCAAAGTGAATATGGTTACTAAGCCCGACTCTTTTCCCCTTCCCCGAATAGAGGACTGCGTAGATCGAGTAGGTGCCGCCAAATACGTCACAAAGTGTGATCTCTTAAAAGGCTACTATCAGATCCCTTTGACGCCGCGGGCGCAAGAGATTTCGGCCTTTGTCACTCCGTCTGGGTTGTACTCGTACAACGTAATGAGCTTTGGGTTACGTAACGCCCCCTCAAGTTTCCAACGCCTCATGAATTATGTCATATCGGGGCTTGAGGGTTGCGCTGTTTATCTGGATGATGTTGTTACAGTAGGTGACACGTGGCCGGTGCATTTATCCAGACTCTCTGCATTGTTTGAAAGGTTTTCGGCAGCTAACCTTACCattaatctagctaaatgtgaGTTTGCGCAGGCTACCGTAGTCTATCTGGGGAAGGTGGTAGGGCAGGGAGAGGTACGGCCGGTGCGGGCCAAAGTGATGGCCATTGACCATTTCCCAGCTCCCACAACAAAAAAGGAGTTGATGCGATTTTTGGGCATGATCGGGTACTATCGGGGGTTTTGTTCAAATTTTTCAACAGTGGTTGCACCCCTCACGAATTTGTTAAAGGGAAAGGTCCATTTTTCGTGGACTGAGGAATGTCAACGGGCATTGGACAATGCCAAATTGTTGCTGAGCACGGAGCCGGTCCTGGCTGCTCCCCAGCTTGACCGACCTTTTAAACTTCAAGTGGATGCCAGCCAGGTCGGGGCAGGCGCAGTGCTTTTGCAAACGGACGGGAAGGATATAGACCGTCCGGTGTGTTACTTCTCAAGAAAGTTTAATCGATACCAGTTCAACTATTCCACCATCGAAAAAGAAGCGCTGGCTATGATTTGGGCTCTGCAACACTTcgatgtgtatgtgggtgggggAGCCCATCCCGTTGTTGTATACTCGGATCACAATCCGTTAACGTTTTTGCACTCGTTACAAAATCCGAATCAACGACTGATGCGTTGGGCGTTGTTTTTGCAACCTTACAATTTGCAGATTAACCACATTCGGGGCGTGGATAACGTAATGGCAGATGCGTTGTCCCGCGGGGTGGTGGGATAGGTGGTGGGATTGGGGGAGTGCTGggtttggttggttggttgggaTTGAATGGTTTAGGTGAAGGGGGATTTGGGAGGTGGCAGAATCCCACTTAGGTGGGCTTCTGTCTTAAGGGGGgggatgttacgaccctggcgggtctaggccccgccccaggatattttgcatgcctgttctgtctctgtttcctcaGCAGATAATAGGAAGCAGGTGTAGGacaggtgtaacccatgattggttgggctacaaaagccctgatcagatggcagtcgtgGAGCGTTGGTCGTcgtatttggatagagattggttttggattgtcgttagttttggagtgtcgttggttgtggattatcgtcgtcgttgttcgtttatattaccatttacctgactgtacatctcatcttttgtttctcttcataacactgatcttcaccacacgtttgctataattattagataactatataaccttgtaaacctttaataaatatttgattattattatattatcctaaattctgcgtggcctccccttcttgtttcgtgccttgagctggcacgtaacaaatacaaagtggtTGCATCAAATCTCGCTTCATCATTGCCTCATCTCCAACGTGCACCTCTCCTGCCCTGAACATCCTGGCCTTGAAGTAGTGTTCTGGCAGACACTCAGgattgtgtgtggtgatagAATACGAACAGCCCCTATACAGTCCTACCCTACCTATACAGATCTACCCATCTACTAACCCTCAcccacagtgagagtgagagagaacgacTGCAGAGGAAATATGAAGCAAGTCAATTCATCAGCAATCACATGAGAGAAGAGCATTAGGGGGACACAGTGCTGAGGGTAGTTTATATAAAACTCTTCAGACAGAGTGGCAGTTATATAGACTACATTAGGGGGAAACTCTTCAGACAGAGTGGCAGTTATATAGACTACATTCCTGCTTGACTGATAGTGCTGTACAAACACTAAAGTTTAACTGATATTACAGTAAACAAGTTATTTAAtatttgttcttgttttcacacacagagaccaaccTGGTCCGGTAAATGTGGAAATGCAGCAGATCCACAAATCCCATCTTCAGAAGAAGTTTCAGTGTCTGACTGAGGGAATCACAAAGCAGGGAGATGCCAGACTCCTCCATGAGATCTACACAGcgctctacatcacagaggggggaggaggagaggtcaatgatgaacatgaggtcagacagatagagagagcatccTGGAGAGAAGCAGCACGAAGCAGACCAATCAACTGCAGTGACGTCTTTAAACCCTCATCTGGACAAGAAAAACCCATCAGAACAGTGCTGACTAAGGGAgtggctggcattggaaaaacagtctctGTGCAGAAGTTAATTCTTGACTGGGCTGAAGGCAAAACCAATGAGGATGTCCACTTcatatttcctcttcctttccgagagctgaacctgatgaaggagaaaaaactcAGTCTGGTGGAGCTTATTCAGCATTTTTTCCCTGAAATTACAGATCCAAGATTCTTCTCTGGTTTAGAGCTTGTcatgttcatctttgatggtctggatgagtgTCGACTTCCTCTACATTTCAACTCCAACCCAAGGTGTTGTGATGTGACCGAGCCAGCCTCAGTGGACGTGCTTCTGACAAACCTCATCAAGGggaatctgcttccctctgctctcctctggatcaccacccgaccagcagcagccaatcagatcccacCTAGGTGTGTGGACCAGGTAACAGAAATAAGGGGATTCAACGACccacagaaagaggagtacttcaggaagagaatcagtgatgagaaCCTGGCCAGCAgaaccatcacacacctgaagtcatccaggagcctctacatcatgtgccacattccagtcttctcCTGGATTACTGCCACTGTTGTGGAGAGAACATCAGATGAATCGGGGAGGGTAGAAATGCCAAGGACTTTgactcaaatgtacacacacttcctgatcattcagacaagcatgaaaaatgaaaagtacacagagagaaaagagagagatgaagagatgattttcaaactggggaaactggctttccaacagctggagaagggcaatctgatcttctatgaggaagacgtgagagagtgtggcattgatgtcacagaagcatcagtgtactcaggagtgtgtactcagatcttcagagaggaatctgggctgtaccaggggaaggtgttcagctttgtgcatctgagcattcaggagtttcttgcagctttatatgtgttcctgtgcttcagcaacagagagaaaaacatgcctgaccaacagcaaacctctcagctctctgctctgttcagagctgcaacacttcatgacctacacacaactgcagtggatctggccttACAGAGTAAGAACGGACACCTGGACCTTTTCCTCCGCTTCCTCCTGGGCCTCTCACTGGAGTCCAATCAGAATCTCTTAAGTCACCTACTGCCACAGACAagaagccaatcacagagctcagagcAAACAGCCCAGTGTGTCAAACAGAAGATCAGAGATCAGAATAAATCAGACAGAAAGATCAACCTGTTCTACTGTCTGAATGAGCTGAATCACCACGCTGTAGTGGAGGACATTGACAGGAGCTCAGGAactctgtgtgtggacatgctCTTACCAGGAAAGTGGGAGACTAAGATATTTGAGTTTAAGATTCCAAAAGAGcagctggatgagtttgacctgCAGAAGTACATAAAGACACCGGAGGAAGATCTGACTGAACTCCTCAGTCTTGATGAAGTTCTGCAGAAGCTGGTGCCAGTGGTCACATATTCCACATCAGCTGTGTGagtaaaacagtgtgtgtgtgtgtgtgtgtgtgtgtgtgtgtgtgtgtgtgggggggggggggggggggggatttggtggggcatgtatgtgtgtgtaagagatttCTCAGCAAGTCTTTCAGTGGATGGCACATCATCAATATGGTAAATGAACTACGTCTATGAACTACATTTCTACTCACCTGAGTGGAGCAAACACTCCTGATCAGTCTCCCTACCAACAGTAGAATATGGATTGAAggtctatgttgtgtgtgtgtgtgtgtgtgtgtgtgtgtgtgtgagagaagctgGTGCCAGTGGTCACAACATCCACATCAGCTTGGTAACACTTggtgtacttatgtgtgtgagtgtgtgtatgtgagagagagaaagttagatGGAGTTCCCTGGTTGTCAGTAGAGAGCACATCATCAAATAGTTGACTTTGTTCCTGGTAAATGAACTGCCCTGATAAGAGAACATTTCTCCTAAACTGAGAGTAGAGCAAACACTCCTGACTGCAGTTCATACCTCACATCAGTCTAATATGGATTGAAGGTCAAACACTAAACAGTATATTACACCTGAGTTGATTGGTGTTTTCTATGGGTTACTTAACTTTAGACTTGTTTTGAGTATGTAAAGTATTTTTCTATATTATACATTTCCTGTAAATAGCTTTAGTGCAAGGGTAGGTTGTGTACCAACtatattacattttatatacagtatcaAAGTCCAACTCCAGTTTCTTTGAGTTATGGTGTGAATGCTAAAACTTACCCATATGGCTGGGATGGCTGGCATGTGCTTTTGGATCCAAAGTGGCTTAATCACGATGCTTTTGCAATGTTAATGAACACTGTTCTGCTCCACCCTTAAGTGGCCTTATAGGGCAGCAACACACCACCACTAACCCCTGAACCCTGTAGGACACTGGACCCGTCTGTTGTTCAGGTGTATCATgttgtttctcccaggctgaatGAATGTAccctgacagagaagagctgttcctatctgacctctgtgtgtgtttgtgtgtgagagtagaggATTGGTGATTAATATTCAGGTGTATAATTATGTTTGTCACTGGCTGATTTACTGTATCCTGAAAGAGAAGAACTGTTCCTATTTGacctctgccctgacctcacacattgtgtgtgtgtgttatggtgtgtgaaGGTGAACAGTCCATAATGTGTACATATGAGTAGATTTAgtccatgtcagtgtgtgtgtgtgtgtgtgtgtgtgtgtgaacagtccTTGTGTGAATGGTGCCATCAGTCCCTACACCTCAGTCTCTACTTCAGAGGTCATGCAGGTGAGACAGCAGATGTTCCTGCggaaatatatatactgtattgtTTTTCAAGCTGATCTGGTGAACACATGTTTTCAGAAGTGGGAAGTTCCCAGGTTGGGTTTACCGTTgtgttgaacccagcatatgtcttgtgagctactgcttactgttgaacccagcatatgtcttgtgagctactgcttactgttgaacccagcatatgtcttgtgagctactgcttactgttgaacccagcatatgtcttgtgagctactgcttactgttgaacccagcatatgtcttgtgagctactgcttactgttgaacccagcatatgtcttgtgagttactgtttactgttgaacccagcatatgtcttgtgagctactgcttactgttgaacccagcatatgtcttgtgagctactgcttactgttgaacccagcatatgtcttgtgagctactgcttactgttgaacccagcatatgtctggttagctactgcttactgttgaacccagcatatgtcttgtgagctactgcttactgttgaacccagcatatgtcttgtgagctactgcttactgttgaacccagcatatgtcttgtgagttactgcttactgttgaacccagcatatgtcttgtgagctactgcttactgttgaacccagcatatgtcttgtgagctactgcttactgttgaacccagcatatgtcttgtgagctactgcttactgttgaacccagcatatgtcttgtgagctactgcttactgttgaacccagcatatgtcttgtgagctactgcttactgCAGCACCTGCACCTAATGCACTGTAAATGGCTGCTTGTCTGCATCACTGCCATGGAATAGAGAGAGCATCTCTTGAGTCTTCAGCATCCGCATACCTGGTAGGCCAGTGCTTTCCTATCTGGCCTCTGTCCtgatgtcacagtgtgtgtgtgtgtgtgtgtgtgtgtgtgtgtgtgtgtgtgtgtgtctatatatatgtgtgtgtgtttgtgtgtgtgtgtgtaaggggggtgtctatgtgtgtgagtgtatgcgtgtgtaagATATTAAAGGATAGGTAATATACTAACGTCTTTTGAGGTGAGGGGGTTGAATATTTCCGATTccaactgtatatatatatctctagttcttctgctctgtctcactgctctatgtgcttcatcttactggactgtctcactgctctatgtgcttcatcttactggactgtctcactgctctatgtgcttcatcttactggactgtctcactgctctatgtgcttcatcttactggactgtctcactgctctatgtgttatccatgtgtgtgtgtatccctgtgtgtgtgtgtgtgtgtgtccctgtgtgtgtgtgtgcgtgtgtgtgtgtgtgtgtgtgtgtgtgtgtgtgtgtgtgtgtgtgtgtgtgtgtgtatttatccctgtgtgtgtgtgtgtgtgtgtgtgtgtctactaatGAGCTTCTGGACTCATGAGTAaaacttttctgtgtgtgtgtgtgtgtgtttgtatcctgaatgtgagttgggggggggggggatagataATTGATGATTAATATTCAGATGTGTTAGCAGGTAGGCTTATTTCTTCTGCCTACCTGCACAGCAGAATAATAATTCTAAGGGA
This DNA window, taken from Clupea harengus unplaced genomic scaffold, Ch_v2.0.2, whole genome shotgun sequence, encodes the following:
- the LOC122131069 gene encoding NLR family CARD domain-containing protein 3-like, translated to MQQIHKSHLQKKFQCLTEGITKQGDARLLHEIYTALYITEGGGGEVNDEHEVRQIERASWREAARSRPINCSDVFKPSSGQEKPIRTVLTKGVAGIGKTVSVQKLILDWAEGKTNEDVHFIFPLPFRELNLMKEKKLSLVELIQHFFPEITDPRFFSGLELVMFIFDGLDECRLPLHFNSNPRCCDVTEPASVDVLLTNLIKGNLLPSALLWITTRPAAANQIPPRCVDQVTEIRGFNDPQKEEYFRKRISDENLASRTITHLKSSRSLYIMCHIPVFSWITATVVERTSDESGRVEMPRTLTQMYTHFLIIQTSMKNEKYTERKERDEEMIFKLGKLAFQQLE